Within the Cyanobacteria bacterium QS_8_64_29 genome, the region CCGCGCAGGTGGGCCAAACGGCCGATCCCAGCGTCGATCGGCTGGTTGTGGACGGGCAGTGCCTCGAGCCCGACACGCAACCAGCACCTTGCTACCTGCTACTCAACAAACCGGCAGGCGTGGTGGCCACCTGCCGCGATCCCCAGCAGCGGCGGACGGTCCTGGATTTGCTGCCTGATGAGCTGCGCTGCAGTTGCGGCCTGCATCCGGTGGGCCGCCTCGATGCAGCCTCCACGGGCGCGTTGCTGCTAACCAACGATGGGGCCTTAACCCTGCGCCTGACGCATCCGCGCTATCACTTGCCCAAAACCTACCGCGTGCGGGTCCGCGGCCGCATTGGCGAAGCAGCCCTCGAGCGCTGGCGCCGCGGCCTCGTCCTAGACGGCCGCCCCACCCAGCCCGCAAGCATTACCGTCCTGCAGCGGCACGCGGATACAGCGTGGCTGCAGGTGACGCTAACCGAGGGCCGCAACCGCCAGATCCGGCGTTCGGCTGAGTTGCTGGGCTGGCGCGTGCTGGCGCTGCATCGCACGGCCATTGGGCCGGTGCCGCTGCATCCGCAGCGCGGTCCGCGCTTGCGGCGCGGCCAGTACCGGCGGCTGGCACGCTGGGAGTGCCAGCGCTTGCAGCACGCTGCCGGCACAGTGCGCTTATGACAGCTACCGACTCCCACACCGAGCGGGCTGCAGCACTCCAGGCCATGGGCGAGCGCCTGCAGCAGCTGCGCTTGCAACGCTCGGCCACGATCGACGATATGGCCGGCCAAACGCGGATCCAGCCGCCACTGCTGAGCGCGATCGAGCAGGGGCAGCTGGAGGAGCTGCCCGATTGGGTCTACCTGCAAGGCCTGGTGGCCAAGTACGCCGAAGCTCTGGACCTAGACGGTGCGGCGTGGGCCGCGCAACTATCGCCGCCTGCCAGTGCGACTCCCCCCTCCACAACAGTTAGGGCAAGCCAGCCTCGGTCCCGCGGCCACTGGCGCCCGAGCGCTCCGCTGCAACCGCTGCCGCTTTATCTGGGCTACATCCTGCTCGTGAGCCTTCTGGTCGTGGGCCTCTCGCGCTGGATCGAGCGCCCCAGCCCCCCGCCAGAGGCCGCCCAACCGGCGCCCCAAGCCTCGCGGGCGCGCTAGCGTTTCGCTCG harbors:
- a CDS encoding pseudouridine synthase — translated: MQQRVQKLLSQWGIASRRQAERMMAAGRVQLNGEPAQVGQTADPSVDRLVVDGQCLEPDTQPAPCYLLLNKPAGVVATCRDPQQRRTVLDLLPDELRCSCGLHPVGRLDAASTGALLLTNDGALTLRLTHPRYHLPKTYRVRVRGRIGEAALERWRRGLVLDGRPTQPASITVLQRHADTAWLQVTLTEGRNRQIRRSAELLGWRVLALHRTAIGPVPLHPQRGPRLRRGQYRRLARWECQRLQHAAGTVRL